The Methylobacterium durans nucleotide sequence GCCAATCGGACCTCGCCGCGCTCCGCACGGAGGTGCGTGCCGTCTCAGACCGGACGAAACGCCTGCCCGGCGCCGGCGCCCTCGTGCTGACCGCCATCATCACGGCGGTCGTGACTGTGGTGCTGATGATCGCGGTGCAGCGCCTCCATCTCGACGCCCTGATTCCGCAGCGCTGAGCGCCGCCGACCGACGCAGGATTCCATGAACGCATTCCGAACCCTCGACGATGCCGGCTCGCTCAAGGGCAAGCGCGTCCTGCTGCGGGTCGATCTCAACGTGCCGATGGAGAATGGCCGCGTCACCGACGCCACCCGCATCGAGCGCGTGGTGCCGACGATCCGCGAGATCGCCGACGGCGGCGGAAAGGTGATCCTGCTCGCCCATTTCGGCCGGCCGAAGGGCAAGCCCGATCCGAAGGACTCGCTGAGGCCGGTGGTCAAGACCCTGGGCCGCCATCTCGGGCGCCCGGTCGCCTTCGCGGAGGATTGCGTGGGCGAGGTCGCGGAGAAGGCCGTCGCTGCGCTCAAGGACGGCGACGTGCTGCTCCTTGAGAACACCCGCTATCACGCGGGCGAGGAGAAGAACGATCCGGCCTTCACGGACGCGCTCGCGAAGAACGGCGACATCTACGTCAACGAAGCCTTCTCGGCCGCCCACCGGGCGCATGCCTCGACGGAGGGCCTCGCCCACCGCCTCCCATCCTATGCGGGTCGGCTGATGCAGGCCGAGCTCGACGCGCTGACGAAGGGACTGGAGGCGCCGAGCCGCCCGGTCATCGCCCTCGTCGGTGGCGCCAAGGTCTCTTCGAAGATCGACCTCCTGCAGAACCTCGTCTCGAAGGTCGACATGCTGGTGATCGGCGGCGGCATGGCCAACACCTTCCTGCACGCCCAGGGCAAGGCGGTCGGCAAGTCGCTCTGCGAGCGCGACCTCGCCGAGACCGCGACCCGCATCCTCGAAGCGGCCAAGGCGGCGAAGTGCCGGATCATCCTGCCGGTGGACGCTGTGGTGGCCTCCGAATTCAAGGCCAATGCCAGCCACGAGACGGTCGGCGTCGATCACGTGCCGGAATCCGGCATGATCCTGGACGCCGGTCCGGATTCGGTGACGGAGATCGACGCGGCGATCGACGCGGCCGCGACCCTCGTCTGGAACGGTCCCCTCGGCGCCTTCGAACTGGCACCGTTCGACGCCGCGACGGTGGCAGCCGCGCGCCACGCGGCCGAGCGCACCAAGGCCGGCAAGCTCGTCTCGGTGGCGGGCGGCGGCGACACGGTCGCGGCCCTCAACCACGCAGGCGTGGGCGAGGACTTCTCCTACATCTCGACGGCCGGCGGCGCCTTCCTGGAATGGCTGGAAGGCAAGGCGCTTCCCGGCGTCGAGGCTTTGCGCGCCCGATAGGCGTCGCCCCCAACGCGGCCGCTTTCCGCGACCTGCTCGCCTCGTCCCACGCAGGGCGAGGCACGCCCAGAAAAGATCGCGCGGCATGCTCCGTCCGGAGCGCCGCCGCGCCTATATACGGCCTGACGGCAGGTCTTTCGTCGACGAGGAGTTGTGAGATGGCACGGATCACGTTGAGGCAGCTTCTCGATCATGCGGCCGAGTACGAGTACGGCGTCCCGGCCTTCAACATGAACAACATGGAGCAGGGCCTCGCCATCATGGCGGCGGCGGATGCGACCGACAGCCCCGTGATCCTGCAGGCGAGCCGCGGTGCGCGCGCCTACGCCAACGACATCCTGCTCGCGAAGATGATCGACGGGCTCGTCGAGATCTATCCGCACATCCCCGTCTGCATGCATCTCGACCACGGCAACAACGAAGCCACCTGCGCAACCGCGATCCAGTACGGCTTCACCTCGGTGATGATGGACGGCTCCCTGAAGGCCGACGGCAAGACCCCGGCCGACTACGCCTACAATGTCGAGATCACCCGCAATGTCTCCGAGATGGCGCACTGGGCCGGCGTTTCCGTCGAGGGCGAGCTCGGCGTGCTCGGCTCGCTGGAGAGCGGCAAGGGCGAAGCCGAGGACGGCCACGGCGCCGAGGGCGAACTCTCCCACGACCAGTTGCTGACCGACCCGGAGGAGGCCGTAAAATTCGTCGCCGCCACCCAGGTCGACGCCCTGGCAGTCGCGATGGGCACGAGCCACGGCGCCTACAAGTTTACCCGCAAGCCCGACGGCGCGGTTCTCGCCATGAACGTCATTGAGGAGATCCATCGCCGCCTGCCGACGACCCACCTCGTCATGCACGGCTCCTCGTCGGTGCCGCAGGACCTGCAGGATATCATCAACCAGTACGGCGGCGAGATGAAGCCGACCTGGGGTGTGCCGGTGGAGGAGATCCAGCGCGGCATCAAGCACGGCGTGCGCAAGATCAACATCGACACCGACAACCGGATGGCGATGACCGGCCAGATCCGGAAGGTCCTGACCGAGAACAAGGCCGAGTTCGACCCGCGCAAGTACCTCAAGCCCGCGATGGACGCGATGACGAAGCTTTGCAAGCAGCGCTTCGAGGAGTTCAACACGGCCGGACAGGGCTCGAAGATCCGCCCGCTCTCGACCGCCGCCATGGCCAAGCGATACGCCGACGGCTCGCTCGCTCAGAAGATCGACTCGGCCCGCTGACGGCAGGGCAAAGGCGACATGACGGACACGCAAACCCGGCTCGCCCTTCTCACGCCGCACCGCGTCGAGGCGGACGCACTCGACGCGCTTCTTCCCGGCCTGGAGGCGGCCTGCGGCGTCGGCGACGTCGCGGCCGTTATCCTCCGGCTCGCGCCGGCGGACGAGCGCGGCCTCGTCGGGCTGGTGAAACGCGTCGTCGGGGTGACCCAGACGCACGGCGCGGCGCTCGTCGTCGCCTGTCCGGGCCTCGCGGGCGACATCGTGAGTGTCGCCGCGCGCGGCGGGGCGGACGGGGTGCATCTCGACAAAGCGGGCACGGATGCCCTGCGCGACCTCCGCGACCGCCTGCGCGACGGGCGCATCCTCGGAGCCGGCGGCATCGAGAGCCGGCACGCGGCGATGGAGGCGGGCGAGGTCGGCATCGACTACCTGATGGTGGGCGGCCTCTATGCGGACGGCGCCGCCCCGGACCCGGAAGACGTGCGGGAGCGCGCCGCATGGTGGGCCGAGATCTTCGAGACGCCCTGCATCGCCGTGGCCGCGTCGGAGGCGGAGATCGCCGGCCTCGCGGGCACGGGCGCGGAATTCGTCGGGCTCGAGAGCGCCATCTGGATGGCGGGGCTCGAGGTCGTCGAGCGGGCGCAGGCCCTCGTCGGCCGCGCAGGAGCCTCTTCTTGAGGCGGATCGCCGGGGTCGCGGCGGTCGCGGCCGGCCTCGTCGCGCCCCTGCCGGCGCTGGCCGCGCCGAGCCCGGCCGCCAACGCTCCGCAGACGCCGCGTCCGTCGGGGTCGCCGGAGGTGCTGAAAGCCCCGGCCCGCGAATTGCCGAGCCCCTACACGCCGAACTATGTCGGCGGTGCGCGGCCGCCCGCGACCGGCCAGCCGCCGGATTTCGCCTACGGTGCCTATCAGCGCGGCCAGTACGTCACCGCCTTCCGCGAGGCGACGAAGCGGATCGAAGCCGACAGCAAGGACGGCGCTGCGATGACGCTGCTCGGCGAGCTCTACAATCAGGGGCTGGGCACCAAGCAGGATCCGGTCAAGGCGGCCGAATGGTACCGGCTCGCGGCGGCGCAGGGCGAATCGGCCGCCATGGCCTCCCTCGGCCTGATGGCGATGGACGGGCGGGGCATCGCCAAGGATCCCAAGGCGGGCCGCCGCTGGCTGGAACAGGCGGCCGAGAAGGGGCAGCCGACCGCGGCCTACAATCTGGCGCTCATCCTCATCGGCACCGGCACCGAGGCCGACCAGGCCCGCGCCGCCGCCCTGTTCCGCAAGGCCGCGGATGGCGAGATCGGGCCCGCCCAGCACGGGCTCGGCGTGCTTTACCTGCAGGGACGCGGCGTCCCCAAGGACCCCTCGAAGGCGGCCGAGTGGTTTCGGCGCGCAGCGGACAACGGCGATCTCGCGGGCGAGCTCGAGTTCGCGATCCTGCTGTTCAACGGGACCGGGCTGCCGAAGGACGAGGCGCGGGCCGCCCGCTACTTCCTGCACGCGGCCTCGCGCGGGAACGCGATCGCGCAGAACCGGATCGCCCGGCTCTACGCGGTCGGCCGCGGCGTGCCGAAGAACCTCGTGGAGGCCGCCGCCTGGAACCTCGCGGCGGCCGCCCAGGGCCTGTCGGATGCGTGGCTCGATCAGGCGCTGACCGGATTGAACGCCGACGAGCGCGCCCGTGCCGAACGCCTCGCGAACGACCGGGCGAACGTGAAATAGGCCGGCTCAGTGCGGCGCGTGGGCGGCGGCATTGCGCTTGCGCGTCTCGGCGCCCTTCTTGGCCGAGGCGGAGCGCTCGGCCGCCGTGCGCGAGGCGGAGGCCTTGCCGCCCGTGGCGCCGCCCTTATGCGCGGCCGGGCGGCCCGTCTCGCGCCCGCGCCCGGAACCGCCGGCCTTCTTGCCGCCGCCGTCGTCCTTGTTGACGGTGGCCCAGGCGCGCGCCTCCGCGTCCTTCTCGGGGACGCCTCGGTCCATGTAGCAATCCGCGATGTGCTCGGCCTTGCGGATCTGCTTGTCGGTGTATTTCGACTTGTCGCCTCGGGACATGGCTCGACTCCTGATCGATCGCCCCGCCAGCGCTCAGTCGACGCCGCTCGGCCCGTCGAGGACCGCGCGCACGCGGCGGATGAGCTCGGAGCGCCGGTAGGGCTTGTTCAGGAGGTCGAACTCCGAACCCCCGACATCGGTTCGCTCCAGGCTCGCCTCCGCGTAGCCCGTGGTGAGCAGAACCTTGAGGCGGGGCCTGCGCCTCCGCGCCTCCCGGGCCAGAACCACGCCGTTCATGCCGCCCGGCATGATCAGGTCCGTGAAGAGAAGGTCGACCGTCTCGTGGTTGTCGAGCACGTCGAGCGCTTCGCGTCCGTTGCGCGCGATCAGCGTCGTGTAGCCGTAATCGCGCAGGATGGTGCGGGCGAGTTCCGCCACGTCTTCGCGGTCGTCGACGATGAGGATCGTCTCCGTGCCGGGCCTGTCGAAGGCTTGCTGGCCCGCCCGCTTCGGCTCGCGCTCGGTGCCCGAGGTCGCCGGGAACGACAGCCGCACCGTCGTGCCCTCCCCCAACGTCGACTCGATCTGCGCCGCGCCGCCCGATTGCTTGGCGAAGCCGTAGACCATGGATAGGCCGAGGCCCGTGCCCTTGCCCTCCTCCTTCGTCGTGAAGAAGGGGTCCATCACGCGGGCGAGGACGTTCGGCGGTATGCCGGACCCCTTGTCCATGATGCTGATCGTGACGTAGCGGCCGGATCGAAGCGGCCCGACGCCGGTGATCTCGCTCGCCTCGACCTCCCGGTTCTCCGTCACGATGGTCACCTTGCCGCCCTCTGGCATCGCGTCCCGCGCGTTGATGAGCACGTTGAGGATCGCGACCTCCGCCTGGGTCGGGTCGACCCGGCAGTTCCAGAGCCCTTCGGCAAGGTGCTTCTCGACGGTGACGGCCTCCCCGAGCGCGCGCTCGACCATCTCGCTCATGCCGTCGACGAGCGCGTTGAGGTTCACCGCCCGCCCTTCAAGGCGCTGCTTGCGGGCGAAGGCGAGGAGCTGCTGCGTCAGCGTGGTCGCCCGGTCGGCGGCCTGCCGGATGTTCTCGGTGGCCCTCCCAAGGCGCCCGCGATCGGCGTTCGGGTTCTCCAGGCCCGCGGCGAGGATGTCCACGTAGCCGACGATGACTTGGAGCAGGTTGTTGAAATCGTGGGCGATGCCGCCGGTGAGCTGGCCGAGGGCCTCCATCTTCTGAGACTGGCCCAGCGCATCCTCCGCGTCGCGGCGGCGCGACACGTCGAGCTGCGAGCCGAAGAAGTAGACGAGCTCCCCCTTCGCGTCGAAGACCGGCGAGACGAACAGGGCATTCCAGAAGGTCGAGCCGTTCTTGCGGTAGTTGAGGATCTCGGCGGCGAAATCCCGCCGCTCGGCGATCGCCGCGCGCAACTCCGCGATCGTCCGAGAATCCGTCTCCGGCCCCTGCAGGAAGCGGCAATTCCGCCCCAGCAGTTCGTGCTTCGCGTAACCCGTCATCGCGATGAAGGCCCGGTTGGCGAAGACGATCGGGTTGTCCGGCTGGCGAGGATTCGTGACGATCATCGGCATCCGCGTGGTCTCGACCGCCGCGAAGAAAATGTCGTGCCGGGGATCCTCCATATCGTCGGCACCGGCCGACGAGATCCGGAATGAGACGTTGACGGGGGGCTTTTCGGGCAACTCTGACATGCTGGGGCGCGTCTGACCTGATCCGATACGCTCTGCCCGAGGCGTTGAGCTGCGACGGGGCGGTTTTACGGGGCACGGGCTTCGCTGTCGACGGGTCCCCGGCCGAGTCCTGGAGTGCGGCGCCCGGAAACTCGGGACCGTGCTGGGCGGAAGGCGTGCGCCGACCCCGCGCCCTCGACAAATTGGCCTGGCTCGGCGCGGGAAGGCTTTATTTTGAACAGGGGCCGCCCTAGTCAGACAAATCGCGTTTCGAGGGCGTCGGACCTTGGTCGTCGATGGTACACTTTCCGGTGCGGACATGGATGACATGACACGCGCAAGTTTCAGCATGTCCGGAATCGACGTCGTCTTCATCGCCGGTACTGGCAACTTGGGCGCCGGTGCCACAACCTATCGTAGAACGATCGTGTTCCAGCCCGGACAGCCGATTCCTCGCGTGGGCGAGTGCGTCATCCTGGCCTTCGGGGCCGAGCCCGCGCGCTGGCAGGTGCAGGACGTCGCTCACGTCTTCGAGAGCGAGTCGCACGGGGTCGCCATCAAGCTGATGCAGCCCATCGATTGAGCGCGCGCCTTCACGCAAGCGAGGCGGCGGCAGGCTCCGGCGCGAAGGCGGAGGAACCGGCAGCGCGCCCGGCCGAGGCCGGCGCCACCGGCCCGCGCGCCTCCTCGATCGAGGCGGCGAGCGCGTCGTTCAGCGAGGTCACGAGGATGTCGGCGGAGGTCGCGCGCCGCAGCCTTTCCAGGGTTGCCGGGTCCCGCTCGCGCCAGAATCCCACGAGGATGCGCACGCCCGGCACCGCGGCCCGGGCCTGACGGACCGTGAAGCGGATCTGGGAGAGACTCACGGGCTCGAGATAGGAGAAGCAGATCAGCGCGAAGGATCTGCCGCGCGGGCGCTCGCCCTCCCGCAGGGCGCTCATCGAAATCACCTCGGAGGCGAGGCCGTGGCGCCCGAGGATCTGGCTCAGCATCAGGGTCGCGGCCTCGTCGAAGGGGCCTCGGCTCGACACGCAGAGCACCGGCGTCTCGGTGCGCCAACGGGGCGCGAGATCCTCGGGCCGGAGCAGGATGCCGGCGGCCTGCCTGTCGGGACCGGCCGCAGCGACGGCGGCGGCCGTCTCGGAGCTTCCGGAGCGCGACGATCCGCGGCGTGTGCGGCGGGCGACCGGCACGGCGCCGAGCCTGTCGACCACCGTCCGGATCGCCGATCCGACCTCGTCCTGGCGGGTGCGGTCGAGCGAGCCGCGGGACAGATCGTCCTGCGCCAGCAGGAGACCCGCGAGGGCGACCTCGTCGTAGTAGGTGACAAGCGCCCGCTCCCGTAGGAATTCGCGGCCCTGGTCGATTGCCTCGGCCGGATCGCCCGCGAGCATGCGCTGGTAGAAGATCGCCGCAGGTTCGAGCGCCGGCTGGTCGCCGAGGAGCACGTCGAGGTACCAGAGCCGCTCGACATGGCGGCCGAGCACCACGAGGCAAACCGTCAGCGGGGTCGCGAGAACGAGCCCGATCGGGCCCCACAGATAGGTCCAGATCGTCGCGGCGAGGATGACGGCGACGGGCGAGAGGCCGGTCGAGTGCCCGTAGAGCAGAGGCTCAATGACGTGGCCGCAGATCGGCTCGACCACGAGGAACAGGGCAGCGGTGGCGATCACCATGCTCCAGCCCGGATCGACGGCGGCGGCGAGGACGAGCGGCAGGAGGGCGCTGATCGCGCCGCCGATATAGGGCACGAAGCGGAGAATCGCGGCGAGGACGCCGAACAGGGTGGGGCTCGGCACGCCGATCAGCCATAATCCGGCGCCGATCACCACGCCGAAGGCGACGTTGAGGGCGAGTTGTGCCAGGAAGAACCGGCTCAGCCGGCTCACCGCGTCGTCGATGGCGGCGGTCGTCCGGCGCAGGTCGCCCGAACCGGCCAGCCGGATCATCCGGTTCCGCAGATCCTCCCGTTGCAGGAGGATGAAGATCGTGAAGATCAGGATCAGGCCGGTCGTGGCGAGCGGGTGCAGGACAGGTGCCGCGAAGGTGCCCAGAGTCTCGATGAGGCCCGCCTTCGGCTGGCGGATCTCGACGGTGAGCGGCTTCTCGCCGTTCTTCGCCTCCCCGGCCGTCTTATCCGGCTGCAATTCAGCGCCGAGGTCCTGCACCATGTCGATGAAGCGCGAGAGCGTGCCCTGGCTCTCGGTGGCACCGCGCAGCGACGAGATCTTTTCGCGCATGGTGATCTGGTAGCGCGGTAGGTCGGAGGCGAGCTGGGCGCCCTCATTGGCGATCAGGACGCCGACGCCGACGAGCGCCCCGAACGCCACCGTCACGACCAGCATCACCGCCGGGATCCGGGGCAGGCCGATGCGCCGCAGCGCGCGCACCGCCGGAACGAGGACGAAGCTGAGGAGGATCGCCAGCGTGACCGGAACGAGGATTTCCCGCCCGAAATAGAGGGCGGCCATCACGGCGACGACGAGAAGGAATGACGCGAGCGCGGCAAAGAGCGGCAGGGCCCGCCGGAGGCGCTGGGCCGTGACGGGATCATCGGTCATGGGTCACGCCTCACCTCGGTACGCCTCGTTACAGCGGAGCGGTCTGCCCCGAGCGGGCCGGTCAGTCGGCGGCTGGAGCCGCCTCCCCGAGGGCGGCGCTGATCTGGCTCAGGAGCTTGGAGAAGTCGACGGGCTTCGGGTGGTAATCGTCGCAGCCGGCCTGGATCGCCTTGTCGCGATCGCCCGACATGGCGTGCGCGGTGAGCGCGATGATCGGAATGCGCTGCGTGTCGCTGCCCGATTTCAGG carries:
- a CDS encoding tetratricopeptide repeat protein, translating into MRRIAGVAAVAAGLVAPLPALAAPSPAANAPQTPRPSGSPEVLKAPARELPSPYTPNYVGGARPPATGQPPDFAYGAYQRGQYVTAFREATKRIEADSKDGAAMTLLGELYNQGLGTKQDPVKAAEWYRLAAAQGESAAMASLGLMAMDGRGIAKDPKAGRRWLEQAAEKGQPTAAYNLALILIGTGTEADQARAAALFRKAADGEIGPAQHGLGVLYLQGRGVPKDPSKAAEWFRRAADNGDLAGELEFAILLFNGTGLPKDEARAARYFLHAASRGNAIAQNRIARLYAVGRGVPKNLVEAAAWNLAAAAQGLSDAWLDQALTGLNADERARAERLANDRANVK
- a CDS encoding AI-2E family transporter encodes the protein MTDDPVTAQRLRRALPLFAALASFLLVVAVMAALYFGREILVPVTLAILLSFVLVPAVRALRRIGLPRIPAVMLVVTVAFGALVGVGVLIANEGAQLASDLPRYQITMREKISSLRGATESQGTLSRFIDMVQDLGAELQPDKTAGEAKNGEKPLTVEIRQPKAGLIETLGTFAAPVLHPLATTGLILIFTIFILLQREDLRNRMIRLAGSGDLRRTTAAIDDAVSRLSRFFLAQLALNVAFGVVIGAGLWLIGVPSPTLFGVLAAILRFVPYIGGAISALLPLVLAAAVDPGWSMVIATAALFLVVEPICGHVIEPLLYGHSTGLSPVAVILAATIWTYLWGPIGLVLATPLTVCLVVLGRHVERLWYLDVLLGDQPALEPAAIFYQRMLAGDPAEAIDQGREFLRERALVTYYDEVALAGLLLAQDDLSRGSLDRTRQDEVGSAIRTVVDRLGAVPVARRTRRGSSRSGSSETAAAVAAAGPDRQAAGILLRPEDLAPRWRTETPVLCVSSRGPFDEAATLMLSQILGRHGLASEVISMSALREGERPRGRSFALICFSYLEPVSLSQIRFTVRQARAAVPGVRILVGFWRERDPATLERLRRATSADILVTSLNDALAASIEEARGPVAPASAGRAAGSSAFAPEPAAASLA
- a CDS encoding phosphoglycerate kinase, yielding MNAFRTLDDAGSLKGKRVLLRVDLNVPMENGRVTDATRIERVVPTIREIADGGGKVILLAHFGRPKGKPDPKDSLRPVVKTLGRHLGRPVAFAEDCVGEVAEKAVAALKDGDVLLLENTRYHAGEEKNDPAFTDALAKNGDIYVNEAFSAAHRAHASTEGLAHRLPSYAGRLMQAELDALTKGLEAPSRPVIALVGGAKVSSKIDLLQNLVSKVDMLVIGGGMANTFLHAQGKAVGKSLCERDLAETATRILEAAKAAKCRIILPVDAVVASEFKANASHETVGVDHVPESGMILDAGPDSVTEIDAAIDAAATLVWNGPLGAFELAPFDAATVAAARHAAERTKAGKLVSVAGGGDTVAALNHAGVGEDFSYISTAGGAFLEWLEGKALPGVEALRAR
- a CDS encoding thiamine phosphate synthase, with the translated sequence MTDTQTRLALLTPHRVEADALDALLPGLEAACGVGDVAAVILRLAPADERGLVGLVKRVVGVTQTHGAALVVACPGLAGDIVSVAARGGADGVHLDKAGTDALRDLRDRLRDGRILGAGGIESRHAAMEAGEVGIDYLMVGGLYADGAAPDPEDVRERAAWWAEIFETPCIAVAASEAEIAGLAGTGAEFVGLESAIWMAGLEVVERAQALVGRAGASS
- the fba gene encoding class II fructose-bisphosphate aldolase (catalyzes the reversible aldol condensation of dihydroxyacetonephosphate and glyceraldehyde 3-phosphate in the Calvin cycle, glycolysis, and/or gluconeogenesis); translated protein: MARITLRQLLDHAAEYEYGVPAFNMNNMEQGLAIMAAADATDSPVILQASRGARAYANDILLAKMIDGLVEIYPHIPVCMHLDHGNNEATCATAIQYGFTSVMMDGSLKADGKTPADYAYNVEITRNVSEMAHWAGVSVEGELGVLGSLESGKGEAEDGHGAEGELSHDQLLTDPEEAVKFVAATQVDALAVAMGTSHGAYKFTRKPDGAVLAMNVIEEIHRRLPTTHLVMHGSSSVPQDLQDIINQYGGEMKPTWGVPVEEIQRGIKHGVRKINIDTDNRMAMTGQIRKVLTENKAEFDPRKYLKPAMDAMTKLCKQRFEEFNTAGQGSKIRPLSTAAMAKRYADGSLAQKIDSAR
- a CDS encoding plasmid stabilization protein, with translation MSRGDKSKYTDKQIRKAEHIADCYMDRGVPEKDAEARAWATVNKDDGGGKKAGGSGRGRETGRPAAHKGGATGGKASASRTAAERSASAKKGAETRKRNAAAHAPH
- a CDS encoding hybrid sensor histidine kinase/response regulator; the encoded protein is MSELPEKPPVNVSFRISSAGADDMEDPRHDIFFAAVETTRMPMIVTNPRQPDNPIVFANRAFIAMTGYAKHELLGRNCRFLQGPETDSRTIAELRAAIAERRDFAAEILNYRKNGSTFWNALFVSPVFDAKGELVYFFGSQLDVSRRRDAEDALGQSQKMEALGQLTGGIAHDFNNLLQVIVGYVDILAAGLENPNADRGRLGRATENIRQAADRATTLTQQLLAFARKQRLEGRAVNLNALVDGMSEMVERALGEAVTVEKHLAEGLWNCRVDPTQAEVAILNVLINARDAMPEGGKVTIVTENREVEASEITGVGPLRSGRYVTISIMDKGSGIPPNVLARVMDPFFTTKEEGKGTGLGLSMVYGFAKQSGGAAQIESTLGEGTTVRLSFPATSGTEREPKRAGQQAFDRPGTETILIVDDREDVAELARTILRDYGYTTLIARNGREALDVLDNHETVDLLFTDLIMPGGMNGVVLAREARRRRPRLKVLLTTGYAEASLERTDVGGSEFDLLNKPYRRSELIRRVRAVLDGPSGVD